From the Buchnera aphidicola (Ceratovacuna japonica) genome, one window contains:
- the lepB gene encoding signal peptidase I, producing the protein MYNLITNSIIFFTIITFIFWVYEKFITKFLTKKCLFKNNYISKFFSSFFYTFFIIFIIKSFCYESFKIKSTSMFPTLIDGDFVIVEKFSYGIKDPIFHKTIINYKKPNNGDIAIFRYPKNENIFFVKRIVASPGDIIKYDIKKNKIYIYRKFIKKNKIYIKKISSFNNIKNYSYNDRTNKYNFYLYKTFLIKNNIFFYKKKIKNKKNGLIVLVVPKNNYFVLGDNIKNSLDSRFWGFVPEKNFIGKVKIIWMSIDNSENKYFKNIMLNRIGTFL; encoded by the coding sequence ATGTATAATTTAATTACAAACAGTATTATATTTTTCACTATAATTACATTTATTTTTTGGGTTTATGAAAAGTTTATTACAAAATTTTTAACAAAAAAATGTTTATTTAAAAATAATTATATAAGTAAATTTTTTAGTTCATTTTTTTATACATTTTTTATTATATTTATAATAAAATCATTTTGTTATGAATCATTCAAAATAAAGTCTACTTCTATGTTTCCAACATTAATAGATGGAGACTTTGTTATAGTAGAAAAATTTTCTTATGGAATTAAAGATCCAATATTCCATAAAACTATAATAAATTATAAAAAACCTAATAATGGAGATATAGCTATATTTAGATACCCAAAAAATGAAAATATTTTTTTTGTAAAAAGAATAGTAGCATCACCAGGAGATATAATAAAATATGATATTAAAAAAAATAAAATATATATATATAGAAAATTTATAAAAAAAAATAAAATATATATAAAAAAAATATCATCTTTTAATAATATAAAAAATTATAGTTATAATGATAGAACAAATAAATATAATTTTTATTTATATAAAACTTTTTTAATTAAAAACAATATTTTTTTTTACAAAAAAAAAATAAAAAATAAAAAAAATGGTTTAATTGTACTTGTTGTTCCTAAAAATAATTACTTTGTATTAGGAGATAATATAAAAAATAGTTTAGACAGTAGATTTTGGGGTTTTGTTCCAGAAAAAAATTTTATTGGAAAAGTAAAAATAATTTGGATGAGTATAGATAATAGCGAAAATAAATATTTTAAAAATATTATGTTAAATAGAATTGGAACTTTTCTATAA
- the lepA gene encoding translation elongation factor 4: MKNIRNFSIIAHIDHGKSTLSDRIIQMCNGLPKREMKNRILDSMELEKERGITIKAQSVSLKYKSISGKIFYFNLIDTPGHVNFSYEVSRSLSACEGVLLIIDSTQGVEAQTLANCKFALKKKLTVIPVLNKIDLNTSNINKSIQEIKKIIGIKQKNYIKCSAKTGKGVVNLLEKIVSHIPHPIGCNNAKLQALIIDSWFDNYLGIIILIRIKNGVLFENSKIKIINTGYSCKIEKVGIFTPKKIIKKCLKTGEIGWASCRTKKISYISVGHTITNFNNPEKNYIKKINKIKPQVYISFFPIKSEQYKLLKDGIKKLSLNDSALYYEPEHSNALGFGFRCGFVGLLHMEIIKERLEREYYVDIIYTFPNVIYKIFTKENKILYVDNPSKFPERQYIKNVLEPISKCIILSPIKFFGKIINLCIEKRGKQIKTKYYENQIYMIYEIPTSEIIVDFFDKLKSISKGYASLEYNFLKYKKSDMVKLDILINSEKIDPLSHIVYNKNIRNFSKKILKRIKKTISRHQFNISIQACIGNKIVAKENIKQLRKNVLSKCYGGDITRKKKLLQKQKHGKKKLKKVGKINMSQDTFFSILKKK, from the coding sequence ATGAAAAATATAAGAAATTTTTCTATTATAGCACATATAGATCATGGAAAATCTACTTTGTCTGACAGAATAATACAAATGTGTAATGGATTACCTAAAAGAGAAATGAAAAATAGAATTTTAGATTCTATGGAATTAGAAAAAGAAAGAGGTATTACAATAAAAGCTCAAAGTGTTTCATTAAAATACAAATCTATATCTGGAAAAATATTTTATTTTAATTTAATAGATACTCCAGGTCATGTAAACTTTTCTTACGAAGTTTCTAGATCTTTATCTGCTTGTGAAGGTGTATTATTAATAATAGATTCTACTCAAGGAGTGGAAGCTCAAACATTAGCAAATTGTAAGTTTGCATTAAAAAAAAAGTTAACAGTTATACCAGTACTTAATAAAATAGATCTTAATACATCAAATATAAATAAGTCTATACAAGAAATAAAAAAAATTATAGGTATAAAGCAAAAAAACTATATAAAATGCTCAGCAAAAACAGGAAAAGGAGTAGTAAATCTATTAGAAAAAATAGTTAGTCATATACCTCATCCAATTGGATGTAATAATGCTAAATTACAAGCATTAATAATAGATTCATGGTTTGATAATTATTTAGGAATAATAATTTTAATAAGAATAAAAAATGGAGTATTGTTTGAAAATTCTAAAATAAAAATAATAAATACTGGATATTCTTGTAAAATAGAAAAAGTAGGTATTTTTACTCCTAAAAAAATTATAAAAAAATGTTTAAAAACAGGAGAAATAGGATGGGCGTCATGTAGAACTAAAAAAATTTCATATATATCAGTAGGACATACAATAACTAATTTTAATAATCCAGAAAAAAATTATATAAAAAAAATTAATAAAATAAAGCCTCAGGTATATATAAGTTTTTTTCCTATAAAATCTGAACAGTATAAACTTTTAAAAGATGGAATAAAAAAATTAAGTTTAAATGATAGTGCTTTGTATTATGAACCAGAACATTCTAATGCTTTAGGATTTGGGTTTAGATGTGGTTTTGTTGGCTTATTGCATATGGAAATAATAAAAGAAAGATTAGAAAGAGAATATTATGTAGATATAATATATACATTTCCTAATGTAATATATAAAATATTTACTAAAGAAAATAAAATTTTGTATGTAGACAATCCTTCTAAATTTCCAGAAAGGCAATATATAAAAAATGTATTAGAACCTATTTCTAAATGTATAATTTTATCACCAATAAAATTTTTTGGAAAAATTATAAATTTATGTATAGAAAAAAGAGGTAAACAAATAAAAACAAAATATTATGAAAACCAAATATACATGATATATGAAATACCTACATCTGAAATAATAGTTGATTTTTTTGATAAATTAAAATCTATTTCTAAAGGATATGCTTCTTTAGAATATAATTTTTTGAAATACAAAAAATCAGATATGGTAAAATTAGATATATTAATAAATTCAGAAAAAATTGATCCTTTATCTCACATTGTTTACAATAAAAATATAAGAAATTTTTCTAAAAAAATATTGAAAAGAATAAAAAAAACTATTTCTAGACATCAATTTAATATTTCTATACAAGCTTGCATAGGAAACAAAATAGTTGCAAAGGAAAATATTAAACAACTTAGAAAAAATGTACTTTCTAAATGTTATGGAGGAGATATAACTAGAAAAAAAAAATTATTACAAAAACAAAAACATGGTAAAAAAAAATTAAAAAAAGTAGGAAAAATAAACATGTCTCAAGATACATTTTTTTCTATTTTAAAAAAAAAGTAA
- the rnc gene encoding ribonuclease III, translating into MNFIEIKKIQDTLGYVFNRTELLKQALTHRSASNKHNERLEFLGDSILSFIIANALYKYFPYVNEGDMSRMRATLVRGNTLAKIAHEFDLGEHLKLGQGELKSGGFRRESILANTVEALIGSIFLDSNIKITEKLILKWYHNRLKYINPEDTKKDPKTRLQEFLQSKHLPLPTYFIIQVYGEAHSQLFTVRCKIHGVKNNIVGIGTSRRKAEQDAAKRALLKLGIE; encoded by the coding sequence ATGAATTTTATAGAAATAAAAAAAATACAAGACACATTGGGTTATGTTTTTAATAGAACAGAACTATTAAAACAAGCTTTAACTCATAGAAGTGCTAGTAATAAACATAACGAAAGATTAGAATTTTTAGGAGATTCTATTTTAAGCTTTATAATAGCTAATGCTTTATATAAATATTTTCCTTATGTTAATGAAGGAGATATGAGTAGAATGAGAGCTACTTTAGTTAGAGGAAATACTTTAGCTAAAATAGCTCATGAATTTGATTTAGGAGAACATTTAAAATTAGGTCAAGGTGAATTAAAAAGTGGAGGATTTAGAAGAGAATCTATATTAGCTAATACTGTAGAAGCTTTAATAGGAAGTATTTTTTTAGATAGTAATATAAAAATTACTGAAAAATTAATATTAAAATGGTATCATAATAGATTAAAATATATAAATCCTGAAGACACTAAAAAAGATCCTAAAACTAGGTTACAAGAATTTTTACAATCTAAACATTTACCTTTGCCTACATATTTTATAATTCAAGTATATGGAGAAGCACATAGTCAATTATTTACAGTAAGATGTAAGATACACGGAGTTAAAAATAATATAGTAGGAATAGGAACAAGTAGAAGGAAAGCAGAACAAGATGCAGCTAAAAGAGCTCTATTAAAATTAGGAATA